Genomic segment of Anaerolineae bacterium:
TCGACGCCAGCGAGGAGGAGATCATCGCCGCGGCCAAGGCGGCGCAGGCCCATCAGTTTATCCTGGAGATGCCCAATGGGTACGATACCCTCGTCGGCGAGCGCGGAGTCACTCTCTCCGGAGGGCAGAAGCAGCGGATCGCCATCGCCCGCGCTCTGCTAAAGGACCCGCGCATCTTGATCCTCGACGACGCGATGGCGAGCGTAGACGCCGAGACGGAACATCTGATCCAGATGGCACTAGAGCGCCTGATGCGCGGGCGTACCTCGTTTATCATCGCTCAACGCCTGAGCACAGTGCGTATGGCGGATCTGATCTTGGTGCTGGAGAAGGGGCGCATCGCTGCCTGCGGCACGCACGAGGAGCTATTACGCACCTCGGGGCTGTACGCGGAGATCTATTACCGACAGCTCAAGCCGCAAAGTCAAGGCGCTGCCAATACGCAAGCGATAGGAGAAGGCAAGGGATGACGTTCTCCATTGGGGCAGCCGGCGCGAACCTGGGGCCGCGCGGCGCCATCGAGAGCTTCGGCGAACAGGTGGAGGGACGCGCCTTCAACCCGCGCGTGGTCGTACGCTTGCTGGCGTATGTGCGTCCCCACTGGCCTCGTATGGCGATCGCCTTTGCCTGCATGCTCATCGCCTCAGGGTTGAGCCTGGCCGCGCCGTATCTGGTCAAGATAGCCATTGACCAATTCATCGCTCGCGGCGACGTCGCCGGGCTGACGCAGATCGCGTTCCTCACGGCGGGCGCTTTCCTCGGCATCTACGCGGCTTCCTCCGCACAGCAATACCTGCTCTCCTGGGTGGGGCAGAAGGTGCTGGCAGATCTGCGCGCCCGGCTCTTCCGTCATCTTCAGAACCTGCCTTTGGGCTATCACGACACCCATATCGTCGGCGTGACCATCTCTCGGGTCATCAACGATGTGGCAGTGATCAACGAGCTGCTGTCACAAGGGCTGATCACCCTGGTGGGCGACGCGTTGGTGCTAGCCGGGATCATCGTTGTGATGCTCGGGATGAGCCCGCGGCTGGCGCTGCTGACCTTCAGCGTCCTGCCGCTGATTACGCTGGCCACCCACTTGTTCGCCCGTCGCGCGCAGGTCGCCTTTCGCCAGACACGCGCCCGCATCGCCGCCGTGGTGGGGGACCTAGCCGAGAACATCTCCGGAATGCGGGTAATTCAGGCGTTCGCCCAGGAGAGCGCCTCGCAGGAGCGTTTCGAGGCGGTGAACCGGGCCAACCGCGATGCCAATATCGCCGCCATGTCCCTTTCATTCGTGTTCCTGCCCTCTGTGGAGTTCCTGGGGACGCTGGCGATGGCGATCGTGCTGTGGTTCGGCGGCCTGGCGGTCGCCCGGGGCGAACTTACCCTAGGAGTAGTGGTGGCATTCCTGGCCTATGTGACCCGCTTCTTCCAGCCCATCCAGGAGCTGAGCCAGCTTTATACCACTATGCAGGCGGCGATGGCTGGGGGTGAACGCGTGCTGGATTTGCTCGACACGCAGCCGGCAGTAGCCGATCGGCCCGATGCCATCGAGATGCCGCCGATCGTGGGCCGGGTGGAGCTAAGGGATGTCTCGTTCTCATACCGAAACGAGGCGCCGGTGTTGCATCATATCAACCTGATCATCGAGCCTGGGCAGACGGTAGCGTTGGTAGGGCCTACAGGCGCCGGCAAAACGTCCATCGCCAATCTGATCGCTCGCTTCTACGATGTGACCGAAGGCGCCGTGCTGATTGACGGCATAGACGTGCGTATGGTCCGGCAGCGCTCCTTGCGACGACAGATGGGGCTAGTGCCCCAGGATCCGTTTCTCTTCTCCGGTACTATCGCTGACAATATCCGCTTCGGACGTCCCGACGCGCCCGACGAAGCGATCGAGGAGGCAGCTCGTCTGGCGAACGCGCACGAGTTCATCGTCGCCTTGCCGGATGGCTACGACACAGAGATCCTAGAGGGCGGCGTCAACCTGTCCATGGGCCAACGCCAGCTTATCTGCATCGCCCGCGCGGTGCTGGCCAATCCCCGTATCCTAATCCTGGATGAGGCCACTGCCAGCGTGGACACGGTTACTGAAGCGCTGATTCAAGAGGCGCTGCAACGACTGCTGGCCGGGCGCACTGCGATCGTCATCGCGCATCGGCTGAGCACCGTCCGCAACGCCGATTTGATCTGCGTAGTGCAGGATGGCCGCATCGTCGAGCAAGGACGACACGAGGAACTCCTGATAAAGGGAGGCCTTTACCGTGAGCTATATGAACGGCAATTCGTGAAGATGAAGTGAAGCGTGATGAGTCGTGAAATTTCACCAACCTACGCAGAGGAGATTTCCGCTCTGCGCCTCCCCCACAAGAACATCCGTTCACCCCTGAGCTGAGATCGGAGAGGTGAAATAGCTCAGGGGATGGAGTTCACCCCCATCGGTATCGAGGAAACCAACGCGCCAGGGGACAAGCCATCAACCCGCGAGTGCACAACGACAGCCTGGTGAGCCAATCGCGGCTCATAGATGGCGACCCAGGGCATATGCAGGTACGTCCGGGCCAGGGAGGTCCACAGCCACTGGGGCAGTTTGCCGCTGAGGACTAAGCCGCGGTCCCTGGGCACTGGGGGGGCAGCCAATTCCTCCATCTCGCTATAGTCCACGTAATGATAAGGCAGGGCGAACTCCAAGCGCGTGTGATCCCTTTCGACGAAGGACGCGGCCTGGAGGGGAGAGCGACGGGCGGGCGGAGCAATAGTAAGGAGCGGCGTGATCACCCATCCCAGCCGCGGGTCGAACTGATAAAAATCATGCGGATACGTGTGGCAGGCGATGGCAGCATACAGCCAGGCAGGTCCGCGCCCATATAGCGAAATCGGTGCGTCAGCGGGCAAATAGGCGAGGACCCTCAGAAGATGGCCTGGCTGCCACGCCTTGGGGTCAAGACGTAGGATCTGGGCGAGTCGATCCAGCTCCACCACGGTCTTTGTAAGGGCCTGCGACAGATGGAGGCCGCGCAGCTCCTCACGAGTGTAGGCGAAGAGGTGTGCCACGAGGTCCAGAAGCGCATAAAAGGCCTCCCCTGGGTGATATCCCGTCCGGCTGAGCCCGGAGATGACGCCTTGGAGGATGGGATGCCTGGCCTCGATGTGATCGGGTCCCTCAAAGGTGGATCGAAGATCGGCGATCACGATCAAGCCATGGCGCCGAGCTAGGTCAGACCAGAACTCGTGGCTCTCGGCGTCCCGGCTAAGAAGTATGGCGTGAGTGCAGCGATCGAAAATCTCCTCTTGCGAGAGCTGGGGTAGACCTCCCACGTCTACCAGCATGGGCACGAGGCGGCTCGCAATGCTCTGGCACATGGCATCTACCCACCTTTGGGTGAAGGAGCCCTTGATCCGGATGGCACGTACTACCTCTGAGCTAGCCTGATACAACCAGTCGCCCTCACCATCCGGCGCTGCTCGCAACAGGTAATGGTCTACTTCACGAGTACGCAACTGCTGCGATAGATGGTATGCCAAGGTAGACTTGCCACTGTGAGGAGGCCCACCGATCATGACTGCAGGTAAGGTATCCACGTCTCATCATCTCCTGATCTCGCTGTTTATAGCCACGGCCACAGCAAAACTTGATCATTGGCACACGGGAGGCAGCGAAGATGGCTGTCACGACAGTGGAGAGTGTGATGATAGCTACCGTCGGTGGTCAACCACAGGTGTTGACCTTTGCCCTGGACGCGCTGTTGGCGCGCGGTGAGGTGATACGCGAAGTGATCGTCCTGCACCTGTCGGCGGATGATCCCCGCTTGCGGCGTTCGCTGGCGCTGTTGAGCGCCGAATTCGCCGGCGATCGCTATGCCGGGCGTCCTTGTCGTTATCGGCCGGTGCCCATACGCGTGGAAGGGCGTCGCCTGGAGGATATCCGTTCGGAAGTAGACGCGGATGCTGCCTGGCGAGCCGTCCACGAGCTGATCGCCGGGTTGAAGAGCATGGGTGAACGGCCACTGCACCTCTGTATCGCAGGGGGACGTCGCCTGCTGGCGCTGGTGGCGTTGTCGGCCGCTATGCTGCTTTTCGGCCACCAGGACCAGGTGTGGCACATCTACACGCCACGAGAGCTCCTGGAACGAGCACGAGATGGCGCGATCATGCATGTACGACCGGAAGATGGGGTGCGTCTGATCCGGGTGCCGCTGGTGCCGTTGGGAACCCAATTTCCGGCCTTGCGGGAGCTGGCTCAGATGCGCCTTGAGGACCTCAGCGAAGTGTGGATGAGCTCGGAAGCGGAACGACAGCGTTGCCAGACGGTGTGGCGCATGCTGTCTGAGCGTGAGCGTGAGGTGTTGCACTGCTTGGCAATCGGGCTGACGCCACAGGAGGTGGCCAGCCGGTTGATGATCTCGCTGAGCACGGTAAACAGCCATAAAACCCAGATCCTGGCGGCCTGTCGGCAGGTGTGGACACTAGAAGAGGATGCCAGGTTGACTTACCATTTCCTTCGCGAGCATTTTCGCCCATTCATTCAGAGCTTACTTAAACTATAACAGAAGGAAATGACGGTTGCATCAGAGGATTTGATGATTTTCAGATGAAACCTGCTTTTACGATCCCTTTACGCTAATGTGATGATCCCTTTACGCCGTTCGCCCTCGGTGAGGGGTACACTCGATCCGAGCTTGGCGATGGATGGCCCTATACGGGCCACAGGGAGGTCATCGGATGGCGGAAGGGGATCGGCAACGGATAGACGCTCCGCCACAAGCCGCCAAGGCGGCTGAACCCCTCCGGATAGCCCAAGACCTGTGTTGGCAGGCCGTGTCCGACTTTCAAGCGGGCCGCTACAAGGATGCCGCCTCGCGTCTTCAAAAAGCGCTTAGCATCCATCCAAGTCTATACGATGTGCACTTTCTGCTGGGGGCGTGCTATCAGAGGCTGGGCCGGCTGGAAGAGGCGGCGCGCGAGGCGGAGATTGAGCTTCAGGCCCATCCTGATCACGTGTTAGCCTGGAGCCTGCTCGGGCAGGTCCGGCTTAGTCAAGGGCGTATTGCTGAGGCCTCCGCCATCTTTCAGCGGGTTCAACAGCTCGAGCCGGAAAGCTGGGAAGCCCGATTCCATCTGCATTCTGTCTCAGAGGCGTCCTTCTCCACAGTTTCCCCTCCCCGATGGCCCCCCATCTCGGTTTGTATGATCGTGCGCGATGAAGAGGCAGTTTTGGCGCGTTGCTTGAGATCCCTGGGCGATTTGGCCAGCCAGCTTATAGTGGTGGATACCGGCTCACAGGACCGGACGGTGGAGATCGCACGCTCCTTCGGCGCCGAGGTTTATCATTTCCAGTGGGTAGACGATTTCTCGGCGGCCCGCAATGAGTCGTTGCGGCATGCCCGCGGCGAGTGGATCTTCTGGCTGGACGCGGACGATGAGTTAAGCCCGGAGGCGGTGGCGCAGGTCAAGAACGCGGTCGCTTCAGGGCAGGCCGATGCATATGTGTGTCGGGTCGCCAGTCGGCTGCCGAACGGGACAGAGGACATCGTCCCACATGCGCGGATCTTTCGGAACGGGCTAGGCCTCCGTTTTCACGGCCGCATTCATGAATCGGTCTGGACAGATATCATCGCCAAGGGGCTGAAAGTGCTCGACACAGACATCGTGATTGTCCATCACGGATACGAGACCGACTGGGCCGTTTTACGCAGCAAGCACGAGCGAAATCTGGCGTATGTGGAAAGGGAGCTGGAGCGCTATCCGGACAATCCGGGGCTGCTGTGCTATTTCGGCATGGCCAAGATGGGGTTAGGGGATATTGCTGCAGGCGAGGCGGCCCTGCGTCGGGTGATCGAGCTACCGCCTATGAACGTGCGATTTGACTCGTTTCGGTTTTGGGCCTGGGCCTCCCTAATCCGCCTGGGTATGGCGCGCGGGGAGGATGAGACAGCCCGGCAGATGCTGAATCGGGCCCTGGGGGAATTCCCTGGACACCCGTATTTTCTGGCGTTGAGCGGGGACATGGCGTTTCGATCTGGTGAGTTGTCAGAGGCATGGTTGTTGTGGCATGCGGCCTATGAGCGGGATCATGCACTAGTGTGGGGATATCGGCCGGATCGGAGATCATTGGCTTTGGGGATTGCAGCGGGTTGCGCGATGGCGGGGGATATGGCTAAGGAGGCGCAGTGGTTCGAGCGAGCGGGACAGGTGGGCGAGGAGGGGGTGAAGGTTTATTTGCGGTTCGTGCAGCAGCTGATTCGGCAAAGGAAGCTGGTGGAGACCCGACGAGTGCTGGAAGCCGCTCAAATACATTGGCCGCGCCACCCGATGGTGCGGAAGGGATTGACATTGGTGTACGAACGGTTAGGGCAACCAATGGTAACCGGCGAGGCTTGAGCGCGCGTGACAATTTTGCATGGAATAGAGTAACGGCCATTTGACCATCGCACAATTAAGGGCAAGAAGCATGGCGCTTCTCCCTCAGGCCAATCCCAAAACGTTGGAGATTGCCCAACCGGTCAAATGAGCGGTAGATTAACCCTTTTTGATCCCATGCGAGGAGGCATCTAATGTCAAGCAGCAAAAAAGCATTAGTCACCGGCGCGGGTGGCTTTATTGGTCACCATTTGGTCACTTATCTGAAGAAACAGGGCTATTGGGTCCGTGGCGTAGACATTAAATATCCTCAATTCGCCCCAACAGATGCTGATGAGTTTGAGCTGCTTGATCTGCGGCGCTGGGATAACTGTCTTCAAGCCACCCTTGGGGTAGATGAGGTTTACGCCCTGGCAGCTGACATGGGAGGTATAGGTTTCATCTCCTCGAACCATGCCCAAATCCTACATAACAATCTGCTGATCAACGTTCATACTCTTGAGGCAGCTCGTGTAAACGGTGTGAAACGTTACCTATTTACATCATCCGCCTGTGTCTATCCCGAATACCGGCAGATGGAAACGGATGTCACTCCTCTCAAAGAAGAGGATGCTTATCCAGCTCAGCCCCAGGATGCTTATGGCTGGGAGAAGTTAATCACAGAGCGGTTATGCATGCATTATCGTGAGGAGTTTGGCCTTGAAACTCGTATTGTGCGCTTTCACAATATCTTTGGCCCACTGGGGACCTGGGAAGGCGGACGAGAAAAAGCTCCTGCCGCCCTCTGCCGTAAAGTCGCGGTGGCGAAGCTGACCGGCGATCCTGAGGTGGAAATATGGGGCGATGGTGAGCAAACGAGGTCTTTCTGCTACATTGACGATTGTGTCAAGGGCATTTATCTGCTGATGCAGTCAGATTATCATGAGCCGCTCAACCTTGGACAGGATCGCCTGGTGACCATCAATCAATTGGCCGATATGATCGCCGATATTGCTGGGATCAGAATCATCAAGAAGCACGTACCTGGCCCTCAAGGAGTTCGCGGACGCAATTCGGATAATACACGGCTGCGCCAAGTATTGGGCTGGGAGCCAGAGGTGCCGTTAGAGGAAGGTCTGGCCCGCACATATGCGTGGATTGAGGAGCAAGTGCAGGACAAATTGAGAACAGCCTCAGATCTTGAAGACATGGTGATGATGTTAGCTCGTAGCCGGGTGGTCTCAAATGGGTCTCATGAACCTATTCAATTTCTCCAAGAGGTGAGTCTGCCATGAATGTGACCTTTTCCGTCGTAGGATTGGGCAAGCTGGGGGCCAGTATGGCGGCAGCGATTGCTAGCCGAGGTTTCAATGTTATCGGCGTGGATGTCAATCACCGCACCGTGGAGCTGGTCAATGCTGGCCGTGCGCCGGTACAAGAAACAAATTTAGAAGAAACGATTGCGGCTAACCGGAAGCGGCTGAGGGCCACCTGCAGCCATCGCGAGGCCATCTTGAACTCGGACGTGACGTTTGTCGTTGTGCCTACCCCAAGCGATGATCGAGGAGCGTTCTCGCTTCAATATGCAGCTTGGGCGTTCCGTGAAATTGGCCGTGCGCTAAAAGAGAAAAACAGCTATCACAATGTAGTGCTAACAAGCACAGTCCTGCCTGGCTCGACACGTTATGGCTTGTTGCCCATACTAGAACGAGCGTCAGAGAAGGTCTGCGGTCGTGACTTTGGATTGTGTTATAGCCCGGAATTCATTGCCCTGGGCAGCGTCATTCATGACTTTCTTAACCCCGACTTTGTGTTGATCGGAGAGTTTGATGAGCACTGTGGCAGCCAACTGGAGGCTTGCTATGCCCAGATCATGGAAAATAATCCGCCATGTCAACGCATGAGCATCGAGAACGCGGAGTTGACCAAGATCGCAGTGAACACCTTTGTGACCACGAAGATTACTTTCGCTAATGTGCTGGCTGACCTATGTGAGCGCATCCCTGGCGGTGACATTGACGTGGTGACGAATGCACTGGGGCTCGACCGACGCATTGGCCATAAGTATCTCAAAGGCGCCCTGGGCTATGGTGGACCCTGCTTCCCGCGTGATAACGTCGCACTAGGATTTATCGCCCGGGCTTTGGGCACCTGCGTCGAATTGGCGGAGGTAACCGATCGCACCAATCGTACACTACCGGAGAAAATCGTGGAACGTATACGGCCCTTGATCCATAGAGGCGCCACCGTTGCCATACTGGGATTAGCCTATAAGCCCCTTTCGCATGTGGTCGAAGAATCCCAAGGCATTTATCTGGCGAAGGCGTTGTCCAAGGTTGGCGCACGGGTGGTAGCATACGATCCCCTAGCTGGGGAGGCAGCACGTGCCGAGCTACGGGATCAGGCGGTGGTCTTGGATTCACTGAAGGACTGCCTTGCGCAGGCTGACGTAGTGCTGATCACCACACCTGATCCGATATTTCAAACCTTGACCGCCGCTGATTTTAACAGAAATAACTCTAACGTGATCGTGGTGGATTGCTGGCGTATTTTGAGCAGGAAACTAGCCGGACATCCCCATATCCGTTATATCCCCATTGGCTGTAGTGTTGACGATGAAGCAAATGCCATGCGATTAGCTAAACTGTGGAATTGGGCTTCCGGAGATAGCATAACGACCCTGCAGTGAAATGACAAAAGATATGCTCGAAGACATTTGTCAAAGATTGGAATACCAACTTCCATTGCCTAATGCTCACATTTTAGAAGAATTTGACTTGCTCGATGGCCACCCATGGGCCTGGATGGCTCGTAGTCCTATAACTACCTACTACTCATGTTTGTATGGCCTCGTTGCAGCGGAAAAACCGCGTCGCATCCTCGAGATCGGCACAGCCTTTGGCATGAGTGCAGCTACGTGCTTGAAGGCTTCGCCAGCACTACAGCTATTCATCAGCCTGGATCTTGGTATCTATGGTGATCAGCTCGGCGCGAAGGAGAACAATCTCGTCTTCGCACAGGACCGCGTTCATCGCTGGTTGGAGCGCCAAGGCTTGCCAACGACCATAGCACGGTTTTATCGGGCTAATACTCAGCCCATAGGCAAAGGGGATAATGAGAATCTTGGTCTCGATGTCCCTCGCTGGCATCAGATCCCCGAACTTGTCCGTCTGTTGCAGAGTTATGAATTCGATGTCATGTTCGTGGATGGCAAGCACACTGAGGATGGGCTACTGAACGATATGGTCACGTTCTGGCCATTCCTCAAGCCAGGCGGTTTGTTGATTTGTGATGATTTGCATGATCCAGTTAAGTACGCCCAATACGCTAAGATACTCCCGTGGGTAGGAGATACCTGGCGTTCATATCATCAGTTTATTGAAAGCCATTGCGCAGAGATCTCTGACTATTACATCTGGGAATTTCCACAAGTGCCGCCAGGGGGCAAGAGTGGCTTGCGCCCATTTGGTCTGATTCGCAAAGCTCCAACCCGCTATCCGCTTATTCAAAGTCCCGGCTTTGAAATGTTCGACGCCGAAGATGCGATGCATCTCAACTACGCTCGACTAGATCATCTTGCCTCATTAGGGCTGGAATTGGCCGGGAAGTCAGTCCTAGAGGTGGAAGCAGGCGTGGGTTGGCACACCGGTTTCTTTGAGAAACTCGGCTGTAGCGTACTCTCTACTGATGGTCGGCTCAAAAACGTTGTCGAACACTTGCATCGCTTTCCTTATCGGCAGGGCCGCGTGGTTGTAGCTGATTTAAGCCTTCCGAGTAGTTATAATCAATTTGGTCAATTTGATGTCGTGTATTGCTATGGCACGCTTTATCATCTAGCCGATCCAACTTTATGTCTGCGCGAACTAGCCCAGCATTGTGGTGAGTTATTCCTGCTCGAGACATGTGTCTTTCACGAGGATAACGGTCAAATTAATCCTATTGCCGAAAATGCTGCCAATCCGAATCAAAGCCTTCATGGCGTTGGTTGCCGTCCTGGACGCGACTGGATTATGGCCGAATTACGCAAACATTTTCCCTTTGTATATCACACTGTGACACAGCCGAATCACCCCGATTTTGAGTTAGAATGGCCCGCACCGGCTAAATCGCCCGGGAACAACCGTGCAATCTTCGTCGCCTCGCGTCATCCTCTCAACTTGCCTACGCTCTCTCCGACTTTACTTAATCGCCAGGCTCGCCTGCTGCCTATTTTCACCATCACCCAACTAGAAAATCCAGACTCAATCCGCACTGGACACCATCGGCAAGAAGAAGATACCACTGAAACCCAAATCATCTGCGAACGTATCGGACGGATGCTAAACCGTCTCTCGCCCATTTCCGAAGCCGAATTACATATCGCTGCCGAGGCGTTAATAGAGCTTCTGGGCACATCAGACGTCCTAGCCCATCTTGAAACGGTACGCGGCAGATTGCCAGCCGCAGTTATCCCCCTGCTCATCCTCAATTTGGCCAGAGCCTGGAGTGAAGGAGACGCACTTTTAGCGGAAGTGCTAGAGCGAGCATACGGGTTGATAAGCCACTATCAATACTAAAAGAGGATATAAACATATGATCTCAGTAATTGTCTACGGTCGTAACGATTCTTATAGTTACAATCTACATAAACGGGCCGCCATTAGCCTGAACTGCATCGCTGAGGTATTGACTCATCCGAATGATGAAATTATCTTTGTAGATTGTAATACCCCTGATAATACTCCTACATTTCCCGAGGCTATCCAAGATACTTTGACTTCACGCGCTAAGAAGTTGTTACGTATCTTACGCATCAGACCGGCCCTGTACGAAAAATATAAGCGCAACACACATCTAAAAGTACTTGAGCCACTTTGCCGTAATGTGGCTATTCGTCGTTCCAATCCGACAAATCGCTGGATTTTATCCACCAACACAGATATGGTTTTTGTACCACGCATAATAGGACAATCGCTATCAGATATAGTAATGCAATTACCTGACGGATTTTATGAATTACCTCGTTTCGAGGTACCAGAGGCTTTATGGGAAACCGTTGATCGAACTGATCCATTATCTATTATTGAAGCATTTAGACAATGGGGGCGTTCTTTACACCTTAATGAAGTTATAGTGAGTGAACCACATATTCGTTATGATGGTCCAGGTGATTTTCAATTGATGTTACGTCAACAGATTTTTGATATACATGGATTTAACGAAGAAATGACTCTAGGATGGCATGTAGATAGCAATCTTTGCAAAAGAATGTATCTATTAAATGGAAAAACAGATTCTTTGCTTGACTATGTTTTTGCCTACCATTGCGACCACACCCGTCAAGCTACGCCAATGCATAGTTCTGATCATACTGAAAACGATACCAAGCGTTATGTATATGATGTCACCACTCCTTATCTCATTGAACAAGCAGAAACATGGGGACTACCCAACGAAGTCATCGAGGAAATTCGTTTAACGGATGATTATGTCAAGCGCTTTGTAAAAGTTCTAGAAAAGCTACTACCAGGATTGTCGACCCCTTTTGTTGAAGATATTTTTGCGTCAGGAACATTCAATCACGGTTTACTTTATGATAATTTACACGCGTTGCCATTTTTAGGAAATTACTTGATAAACTTACCTTCTAATGCCGATATAGGTTACTTTGGAGGAAATGTAGAGCTTTTACGTTTAATTGGCGAATTTAGAAACAAACTAGGAAATACCGGAATTATTTTATTTGATAATAATTTGTTAGATCTTGCTAACCCAAATGGACTTCCTTCTTTGCCAGAAAAGTGTATATCTGCCGAAAGACAACATATATTTAAACAATCTTCAGTTTTTGTCTTCGATATAGCTATGATGAGCTTTCCTAGCTCAATAAACGAGATTGGCGTCAAGATACCAGAAAGATCAGATATAGTCGTTAATTACGCAAGACAATTTCTAGACACTTTTATCGCTTGTGCCAAAAGCGAAAAGGATCGTATAGAAACTTACAAGGCATTACCTAGAGAGTTCTTGATCATTGGTAGCCAAGGCACTTGGTTTGAATCAGTTACACGTCAGATTCTGGAAATAGTATACTCTGTTTATAGCACACGCATTCGACATGGATACATAAGAAGTGATGCTTTTACTAAACCTATCACAAATCTGCAAATCTACACCCTACTTTGGGATGACTCCTGGCAATCACGATGCGAATGGCTTACACATGAATTAGGCCGTCCCGTTTCCAAAGACGAGTATCTGGAAGCAATAAATCATGTTTATTATTTCTTGAATACTATTCTCACAAACTATACAGAAAATCTCGACATTCTCTCTCAAGTGATCGCACAAGCCTTTTTAAATATTCGATCCATAGATGTTGTATTGGCTCTCCTACGATTAGAAATGCAATTTAATGAAATTAATGGACAAAATCAACTTAAAGAGAATTACCAGAAAGTCATCAATCTTCTTGAGGATATGGCACAACTCAGAGAACGTAATCATAAAGGAATCATTCATAAAACTAGAATTGCGGTTGAAAAACTCACATATACATCTAAGGATCAAATTGAGCAAATTAGCCATTTTGATACTAAATCGATTAATTCTTCTCCAAAAACATCAGTGATCTGGCATGCTCCTATTTTCGATCCTAGCGGTTATGCCGATGAAGCGCGTCAATTTATCATTGGGCTAGATTCAATAGGATTACAGATTAAGGCGATACCAATCAATTGGAGTGATAAGATAGCTAAACTGTCTATAACAGAAGAATGTCGCCTTAAAAGACTCATAAATATGCCAATTATCTCCTCGCGAGATAAGATTATCAGCGTTTTCCACATCTTTCCAACTTATTTCCGACGCATTCCAGATGCAGCTTACCATATCGGGCGTACTATGTTCGAAACCGATCGTATTCCAGATAACTGGGTGATAGCCTGTAATCAGATGGATGAAGTCTGGGTTCCTAGTGACTTTAACATAGAATCCTTTGCTAGATCTGGCGTTAAACGCGATAAACTAGTTAAAATACCAGGAAGTGTAGAAGTAAACCGTTATCGCCTAGATACATCTCCTTTGCTCATCAAAGGCAGACGAGGTTTTAATTTCCTGTCCGTCTTTGATTGGAGCCTACGTAAAGGATGGGACGTGTTATTACGTGCTTTTCTAGAAGAGTTTAAACCAGAAGAAGACGTTGCTCTTATCTTAAAAGTATGGTCTTCATATGGACAGACTCTAGATCAAATTCGCGACGAAGCTCTTTCTTACCTTCGTTTGATGGGTTTAACTGATAAGTTACAGGACAACATCATTTTCTTTGAAGCTAACTTATCTACTGAGTCGCTAGCTGGCCTCTATCGAGCGGCAGATGCCTTTGTCCTACCAACGCGAGGTGAAG
This window contains:
- a CDS encoding nucleotide sugar dehydrogenase, producing the protein MNVTFSVVGLGKLGASMAAAIASRGFNVIGVDVNHRTVELVNAGRAPVQETNLEETIAANRKRLRATCSHREAILNSDVTFVVVPTPSDDRGAFSLQYAAWAFREIGRALKEKNSYHNVVLTSTVLPGSTRYGLLPILERASEKVCGRDFGLCYSPEFIALGSVIHDFLNPDFVLIGEFDEHCGSQLEACYAQIMENNPPCQRMSIENAELTKIAVNTFVTTKITFANVLADLCERIPGGDIDVVTNALGLDRRIGHKYLKGALGYGGPCFPRDNVALGFIARALGTCVELAEVTDRTNRTLPEKIVERIRPLIHRGATVAILGLAYKPLSHVVEESQGIYLAKALSKVGARVVAYDPLAGEAARAELRDQAVVLDSLKDCLAQADVVLITTPDPIFQTLTAADFNRNNSNVIVVDCWRILSRKLAGHPHIRYIPIGCSVDDEANAMRLAKLWNWASGDSITTLQ
- a CDS encoding class I SAM-dependent methyltransferase; this encodes MTKDMLEDICQRLEYQLPLPNAHILEEFDLLDGHPWAWMARSPITTYYSCLYGLVAAEKPRRILEIGTAFGMSAATCLKASPALQLFISLDLGIYGDQLGAKENNLVFAQDRVHRWLERQGLPTTIARFYRANTQPIGKGDNENLGLDVPRWHQIPELVRLLQSYEFDVMFVDGKHTEDGLLNDMVTFWPFLKPGGLLICDDLHDPVKYAQYAKILPWVGDTWRSYHQFIESHCAEISDYYIWEFPQVPPGGKSGLRPFGLIRKAPTRYPLIQSPGFEMFDAEDAMHLNYARLDHLASLGLELAGKSVLEVEAGVGWHTGFFEKLGCSVLSTDGRLKNVVEHLHRFPYRQGRVVVADLSLPSSYNQFGQFDVVYCYGTLYHLADPTLCLRELAQHCGELFLLETCVFHEDNGQINPIAENAANPNQSLHGVGCRPGRDWIMAELRKHFPFVYHTVTQPNHPDFELEWPAPAKSPGNNRAIFVASRHPLNLPTLSPTLLNRQARLLPIFTITQLENPDSIRTGHHRQEEDTTETQIICERIGRMLNRLSPISEAELHIAAEALIELLGTSDVLAHLETVRGRLPAAVIPLLILNLARAWSEGDALLAEVLERAYGLISHYQY